The following are encoded in a window of Gossypium raimondii isolate GPD5lz chromosome 13, ASM2569854v1, whole genome shotgun sequence genomic DNA:
- the LOC105784359 gene encoding UPF0481 protein At3g47200-like, whose translation MDTIIEMPAEPLNSMEEKMKEFDSALHEVQNQKQQQAQGSTPPQTTKPLIQRVSPLLLNMKADFQICFEPRLVALGPFHHDNPKFQRAEQSKLKFAALFVHVSGTNRDDLFDKVKAQIDDLRKCYKPEDVEAYDNDKLAWVLFVDGCAVLCAVRYENQLPYKLLKILIGSAKDSQIWEQSITDFIAHNLMTNTEHRKGKHVDGDKDYAHLLERLRDELLTGEEMKIENSKIGRMLLSWGDSRRHRKTFRSIKELKESGIHVKPSTTKNLKDIHFYCNFLGKLMMPRLLVDDSTASKFLNLVALEMCRDFKNDFEVTSYLCFMDTLIDSADDVKELRVTGILHNYFGSDEEVANLFNKMSRDLVPDQGRYEKVIKDIHKYCNNPWTDALAQVYYTYFSTPWTFLAFIGAIIGLLFSAIQAYFSLPQNRNS comes from the exons ATGGATACAATTATCGAAATGCCTGCAGAGCCATTGAATTCCATGGAGGAAAAGATGAAGGAATTTGATTCTGCCTTGCATGAAgtccaaaaccaaaaacaacaacaaGCACAAGGTTCAACACCTCCTCAAACAACCAAACCTTTGATACAAAGAGTTTCACCACTCTTACTCAATATGAAGGCGGATTTTCAGATATGTTTCGAACCAAGGCTGGTAGCTCTCGGCCCTTTCCACCACGATAACCCCAAGTTCCAGCGTGCCGAGCAGTCCAAGCTTAAATTCGCCGCTCTCTTCGTGCATGTCAGCGGTACTAACCGTGATGACCTGTTCGACAAGGTCAAGGCACAGATAGATGATTTGAGGAAGTGCTATAAGCCGGAGGACGTTGAAGCTTACGACAATGACAAGCTAGCTTGGGTGTTGTTCGTTGATGGTTGTGCAGTGCTGTGTGCTGTACGCTATG AAAACCAACTTCCTTACAAGCTGCTTAAGATATTGATTGGCTCAGCCAAAGATTCCCAAATATGGGAACAATCAATCACAGACTTTATAGCTCACAACCTTATGACAAACACAGAACATCGGAAGGGAAAACATGTAGATGGTGATAAAGATTATGCACATCTTTTGGAGCGGTTACGTGACGAGCTCCTGACAGGGGAGGAAATGAAGATAGAAAATAGCAAGATTGGTAGGATGCTGCTGTCTTGGGGAGACAGTCGCAGACATAGGAAAACGTTTCGAAGCATAAAGGAACTTAAAGAATCGGGGATACACGTGAAGCCGAGCACGACGAAGAACCTCAAGGACATCCACTTTTATTGCAACTTCTTGGGGAAACTGATGATGCCGCGCTTGTTGGTGGACGATTCGACGGCTTCCAAGTTCTTGAACTTGGTAGCTTTAGAGATGTGTCGGGATTTCAAGAACGATTTCGAGGTCACATCGTACTTATGTTTCATGGACACACTCATTGATTCAGCAGATGACGTTAAGGAGCTGCGAGTTACGGGCATACTGCATAATTATTTTGGCAGTGATGAAGAAGTGGCCAACCTTTTCAATAAAATGAGCAGGGATTTGGTGCCGGACCAGGGAAGGTACGAAAAAGTCATAAAAGACATCCATAAGTACTGCAACAATCCATGGACGGATGCCTTGGCTCAAGTCTATTACACCTATTTTAGTACCCCATGGACTTTCCTTGCCTTTATTGGTGCCATTATAGGCCTTCTTTTCTCTGCCATTCAAGCTTATTTCTCGTTGCCACAGAACAGAAATAGTTAA
- the LOC105781871 gene encoding UPF0481 protein At3g47200 yields MARSQTINTKSFTTLTQNEGRFQEMFEPRLVALGPLHHGKPEFMCSEQAKLKFAARFAHVNGYTDDQELFYRVRAEIGDLRKCYNPEDIAAYDDERLAWMLFVDGCAVLCAVRYVVEGKFDELNTKADLLVFAQVDLFLLENQLPYKLLKILIGSAKDPKIWEQSITEFIAQNLMTNIEQESKHVDDNKDYAHLLERFRDQILTGDEMKRDSSVMGRKLLSWGGSGKHRRTFRGLKELKESGIHVKPSTTNNLKNISFYCNYLGKLMIPRLLVDDSMASKFLNLIALEMCPDFKNKFEVTSYLCFMDSLIGSADDVKELRVSGVQHNYLGSDEEVAELFNKMSRDLVPDQKRYFKVTEDIHKYRTNPWTAALAKAYYTHFSRPWTFLAFMGAIMGLLFSAIQAYFSLPQNKSSP; encoded by the coding sequence ATGGCAAGGAGCCAAACCATTAATACAAAGAGTTTCACCACTCTTACTCAAAACGAAGGCCGATTTCAAGAAATGTTCGAACCGAGGCTGGTTGCCCTCGGCCCTTTGCATCACGGTAAACCCGAGTTCATGTGCTCCGAGCAGGCCAAGCTTAAATTTGCTGCTCGCTTCGCGCATGTTAACGGGTATACTGATGATCAAGAACTGTTCTACAGAGTCAGGGCAGAGATAGGTGATTTGAGGAAGTGTTATAACCCGGAGGACATTGCTGCTTATGACGATGAAAGGCTAGCTTGGATGTTGTTTGTAGACGGTTGTGCCGTGTTGTGTGCGGTACGTTACGTTGTGGAAGGTAAGTTTGATGAGTTGAATACAAAAGCAGATCTTTTGGTATTTGCACAAGTTGATTTGTTTTTGCTAGAAAACCAACTTCCTTACAAGCTGCTTAAGATATTGATTGGCTCAGCCAAAGATCCCAAAATATGGGAACAATCAATCACAGAGTTTATAGCTCAGAACCTTATGACAAACATAGAGCAGGAGAGCAAACATGTAGATGATAATAAAGATTATGCGCATCTTTTGGAGCGGTTTCGTGACCAAATCCTGACTGGGGATGAAATGAAGAGAGACAGTAGCGTGATGGGTCGGAAGCTGTTGTCTTGGGGAGGCAGCGGCAAACATAGGAGAACGTTTCGAGGGCTAAAGGAACTTAAAGAATCGGGGATACACGTGAAGCCGAGCACGACGAACAACCTCAAGAACATCTCCTTTTATTGCAACTACTTGGGGAAACTGATGATCCCGCGCTTGTTGGTGGACGATTCGATGGCTTCCAAGTTCTTGAACTTGATAGCTTTAGAGATGTGTCCGGATTTCAAGAATAAGTTCGAGGTCACATCGTACTTATGTTTCATGGACTCTCTTATTGGTTCAGCAGATGATGTTAAGGAGCTGCGAGTTAGTGGCGTGCAGCATAATTATTTGGGGAGTGACGAAGAAGTGGCTGagctttttaataaaatgagcaGGGATTTGGTGCCGGACCAAAAAAGGTACTTTAAGGTTACAGAGGACATTCATAAGTACCGTACTAATCCATGGACGGCTGCCTTGGCTAAAGCTTATTACACCCATTTTAGTAGGCCATGGACTTTCCTTGCATTTATGGGTGCCATTATGGGGCTTCTTTTCTCTGCTATTCAGGCTTATTTCTCGTTACCACAGAACAAGAGTTCTCCTTGA
- the LOC105783300 gene encoding lycopene beta cyclase, chloroplastic/chromoplastic has protein sequence MDTLLRTHSKLEFSVLLHGFSEKACKTHQEVKFGPKKRRVPNGCVKVKASSSALLELVPETKKENLEYELPMFDPSKGAVVDLAVVGGGPAGLAVAQQVSQAGLSVCSIDPSPKLIWPNNYGVWVDEFEAMDLLDCLDTTWSGAVVYIDDGKKKDLDRPYGRVNRKQLKSKMLLKCISNGVKFHQAKVIKVIHEESKSLLICNDGVTVQATVVLDATGFSRCLVQYDKPYNPGYQMAYGILAEVEEHPFDVEKMVFMDWRDSHLSDSKELKERNSRIPTFLYAMPFSSNRIFLEETSLVARPGVPMDDIKERMVARLKHLGIKVKSIEEDEHCVIPMGGPLPVLPQRVVGIGGTAGMVHPSTGYMVARTLAAAPIVADAIVRCLDPGKNLMGDKLSTEVWRDLWPIQRRRQREFFCFGMDILLKLDLPATRRFFDAFFDLEPHYWHGFLSSRLFLPELITFGLSLFYHASNTSRLEIMGKGTVPLVNMINNLVKDRE, from the coding sequence ATGGATACTTTACTTAGAACACATAGCAAGCTTGAATTTTCAGTTTTACTCCACGGGTTTTCAGAAAAAGCTTGTAAAACCCACCAAGAAGTTAAGTTTGGTCCTAAGAAAAGAAGAGTCCCTAATGGTTGTGTTAAGGTTAAGGCAAGTAGCAGTGCTCTTTTAGAGTTAGTCCCTGAaactaaaaaggaaaatttagaATATGAACTTCCCATGTTTGATCCATCAAAAGGTGCTGTTGTGGATTTAGCTGTTGTTGGTGGTGGTCCTGCTGGTTTAGCTGTTGCTCAACAAGTTTCACAAGCAGGACTTTCAGTGTGTTCAATTGATCCATCACCAAAATTGATTTGGCCTAATAATTATGGTGTTTGGGTTGATGAATTTGAAGCTATGGATTTGCTTGATTGTCTTGATACAACCTGGTCTGGTGCTGTTGTGTATATTGATgatggaaaaaagaaagatcTTGATAGACCTTATGGAAGGGTTAATAGGAAACAGCTTAAGTCGAAAATGTTGCTAAAGTGTATATCTAATGGTGTGAAATTCCATCAAGCAAAGGTTATTAAGGTTATTCATGAGGAATCAAAGTCTTTATTGATTTGTAATGATGGTGTTACGGTTCAAGCTACTGTTGTTCTTGATGCTACTGGATTTTCGAGGTGTCTTGTTCAATATGATAAGCCGTATAATCCGGGGTATCAGATGGCTTATGGAATTTTAGCTGAGGTTGAAGAACATCCTTTTGATGTTGAAAAGATGGTTTTTATGGATTGGAGAGATTCGCATCTTTCCGATAGTAAGGAGTTAAAGGAGAGAAATAGTAGAATTCCCACGTTTCTTTATGCAATGCCCTTCTCGTCAAACCGAATATTTCTCGAGGAAACTTCTCTAGTTGCTCGACCAGGCGTGCCTATGGATGATATCAAGGAAAGAATGGTAGCTAGGTTAAAGCACCTAGGAATAAAAGTTAAGAGCATCGAAGAGGACGAGCATTGCGTCATTCCAATGGGCGGTCCCCTTCCGGTTTTACCCCAAAGAGTTGTGGGAATTGGTGGAACAGCGGGAATGGTGCACCCGTCGACGGGTTACATGGTTGCAAGAACACTAGCAGCTGCTCCGATCGTTGCGGATGCTATCGTCCGGTGCCTTGATCCGGGAAAGAACTTGATGGGAGACAAATTGTCTACTGAAGTATGGAGAGATTTATGGCCAATACAAAGAAGGAGACAAAGGGAATTCTTCTGTTTCGGGATGGATATTCTACTTAAGCTCGATTTACCAGCAACGAGAAGGTTTTTTGATGCGTTTTTCGATTTGGAACCTCATTATTGGCATGGATTCTTGTCATCTAGGTTGTTTCTCCCAGAACTCATAACTTTTGGGCTATCACTGTTCTATCATGCCTCTAACACCTCTAGGTTAGAGATTATGGGTAAGGGAACTGTTCCTTTGGTCAACATGATCAATAATTTAGTGAAGGATAGAGAGTAG
- the LOC105782929 gene encoding triacylglycerol lipase SDP1, giving the protein MDITNEASVDSFSIGPSTIIGRTIAFRILLCKSMAHFRHQIFHVLVDLFYRCKNLVSPLISWLHPRNPQGILALVTIIAFLVKRYTNVKLRAEMAYRRKFWRNMMRTALTYEEWAHAAKMLDKETPKMNESNLYDEELVRNKIQELRRRRQDGSLRDIIFCMRADLIRNLGNMCNPELHQGRLHVPKLIKDYIDEVSTQLRMVCDSDSEELSLEEKLAFMHETRHAFGRTALLLSGGASLGAFHIGVVKTLVEHKLLPRIIAGSSVGSIMCAIVGTRSWPELQSFFEDSWRSLQFYDQLGGIFAVVRRVMRQGAVHEIRHMQWMLRHLTSNLTFQEAYDMTGRVLGITVCSPRKHEPPRCLNYLTSPHVVIWSAVSASCAFPGLFEAQELMAKDRSGELVPYHPPFNLDPEEGSSATARRWRDGSLEVDLPMMQLKELFNVNHFIVSQANPHIIPFLRVKEFVRAHGGNFAAKFAHLTEMEVKHRCSQILELGFRMGGLAKIFAQDWEGDITVVMPATVSQYLKILQNPTLVELQKAANQGRRCTWEKLSAMKANCGIELALDECVAILNHMRRLKRSADRAAAASSHGLANTTKFSASKRIPSWNCIARENSSGSLEEDLLTDVTSSLHHGVGSSSGIPPPARNLRAHRSAYDGSDSESEGVDLHSWTRSGGPLMRTSSANLFIDFVQNLDAEAEVNKGLMAHPSSPGFQICGGDSFSHSPRMMKSDRGSEYEFDQRDFGNRPPVNGSSIMVTEGDLLQPEKVINGLMLNVVKKADLAQSSRSPDSDNCSTEVAECVQLECPEKDDSSASECGDDDAGAVNETVATDNLTRSARDDDNQGGVVDA; this is encoded by the exons ATGGATATAACTAATGAGGCCAGTGTTGATTCATTTTCGATTGGTCCTTCGACGATCATTGGTCGTACAATTGCTTTTAGGATCCTGTTGTGTAagtcaatggcacatttcaggCATCAAATTTTTCATGTATTGGTGGATTTATTCTATAGATGTAAGAACTTGGTTTCACCATTGATATCATGGTTGCATCCCCGGAATCCTCAAGGGATATTAGCATTGGTGACTATTATTGCTTTTTTGGTGAAACGGTACACGAATGTAAAGTTGAGGGCTGAGATGGCTTATAGAAGGAAATTTTGGAGAAATATGATGAGAACTGCATTGACATATGAAGAATGGGCTCATGCTGCTAAGATGCTTGATAAAGAAACACCGAAGATGAATGAATCAAATCTTTATGATGAGGAACTTGTGAGAAACAAGATTCAAGAGCTTCGGCGTCGTCGCCAAGATGGATCTCTTAGGGATATTATCTTTTGTATGAGAGCTGATCTTATTAGAAATCTTGGTAATATGTGTAATCCTGAGCTTCATCAAGGAAGGCTTCATGTGCCTAAACTCATCAAGGATTACATTGATGAGGTCTCCACTCAGTTGAGAATGGTTTGCGACTCTGATTCAGAGGAGCTTTCCTTGGAAGAGAAGCTTGCTTTTATGCATGAAACAAGGCATGCATTTGGTAGAACGGCGTTGCTTCTAAGTGGGGGTGCTTCTCTTGGAGCATTTCATATTGGTGTAGTTAAAACACTAGTAGAGCATAAGCTTTTACCGAGGATAATTGCTGGTTCGAGTGTAGGATCCATTATGTGTGCTATTGTTGGTACAAGGTCATGGCCCGAGCTGCAAAGCTTCTTCGAAGACTCTTGGCGGTCGTTGCAGTTTTATGATCAACTGGGTGGAATATTTGCAGTTGTTAGGAGAGTCATGAGACAAGGGGCTGTTCATGAGATCAGACACATGCAATGGATGTTAAGACATCTTACAAGTAATCTTACATTTCAAGAGGCTTATGATATGACTGGTCGAGTACTAGGAATAACAGTTTGCTCACCAAGGAAACATGAGCCACCTCGATGCCTAAATTACTTGACTTCACCTCATGTTGTTATATGGAGCGCCGTAAGCGCTTCTTGTGCTTTTCCTGGCCTTTTTGAAGCTCAGGAACTAATGGCGAAAGATAGGAGTGGGGAACTTGTTCCTTACCATCCTCCCTTTAATTTGGATCCCGAGGAGGGTTCTAGTGCAACTGCTCGTCGATGGAGGGATGGTAGCTTGGAGGTCGATTTACCTATGATGCAACTTAAGGAGCTGTTCAATGTCAATCATTTCATTGTGAGTCAAGCAAACCCTCATATCATACCATTTTTGAGGGTAAAGGAGTTTGTTCGAGCCCATGGTGGTAACTTCGCGGCAAAG TTTGCGCACCTAACCGAGATGGAAGTTAAACATAGATGTAGCCAAATACTCGAACTGGGGTTTCGTATGGGGGGACTTGCCAAGATATTTGCTCAAGATTGGGAGGGTGATATTACCGTTGTTATGCCAGCCACAGTTTCTCAG TACTTGAAAATTCTACAAAACCCAACTCTTGTGGAGCTTCAAAAGGCAGCCAACCAAGGGAGAAGATGCACTTGGGAGAAGCTGTCGGCTATGAAAGCAAATTGCGGCATCGAGCTTGCCCTCGATGAGTGTGTTGCAATTCTTAACCACATGCGTAGGCTTAAACGGAGTGCCGACAGAGCTGCTGCCGCTTCATCTCATGGTCTTGCCAACACAACCAAATTCAGTGCTTCGAAGAGAATCCCGTCTTGGAATTGCATTGCAAGAGAAAACTCATCAGGCTCCCTCGAAGAAGACCTTCTCACAGATGTTACTTCGTCTTTGCATCACGGAGTAGGCAGTTCTTCGGGAATACCGCCACCTGCTAGGAATTTACGAGCCCATCGCAGTGCCTATGATGGAAGTGATAGTGAATCAGAAGGTGTAGACTTACATTCTTGGACAAGATCTGGTGGTCCGTTGATGAGGACGAGTTCCGCAAATCTGTTCATTGACTTTGTCCAAAATCTAGACGCTGAAGCTGAAGTGAACAAAGGTCTAATGGCTCATCCTAGTTCTCCTGGATTTCAGATATGCGGCGGGGATTCTTTTAGTCACAGCCCGAGGATGATGAAATCAGATAGAGGTTCAGAATACGAGTTTGATCAAAGGGATTTCGGGAACAGACCGCCTGTTAACGGTTCTAGCATTATGGTCACTGAAGGTGATCTCTTACAACCTGAAAAGGTCATTAATGGACTTATGCTCAACGTGGTGAAGAAAGCTGACTTGGCACAGTCAAGTCGAAGCCCTGATTCAGATAATTGTAGTACTGAAGTAGCTGAATGTGTGCAGCTGGAGTGTCCAGAGAAGGACGATAGCTCCGCATCTGAATGTGGCGACGATGATGCCGGTGCAGTAAATGAGACGGTTGCAACCGATAATCTGACCCGAAGTGCTCGTGATGATGATAATCAGGGTGGTGTTGTAGATGCCTAA